One stretch of Numidum massiliense DNA includes these proteins:
- a CDS encoding phosphate ABC transporter substrate-binding protein, whose product MKAKRVWLIFAVCVLAFGVLAACGQADSSDAGSDGSAEGSAGQANDNDSGNEGNASDDASNEETDKKDAAGADSITASGSSALQPLVQEAADAYMKEHSEATINVQGGGSGTGLSQVSEQQVAIGNSDVFAEEKDDIPADKLVDHKVAVVGMAAVVHPEVGIDDIKQDDLIKVFTGKVKNWKELGGADEKITLVNRPDSSGTRATFETYALKGEQSAEGITEDSSGTVQKIISETPGAIGYLALSYLQDDSIKALKIDGVEATEDNIATNDYSVWAYQHMYTHGEPEGLTKQFLDYMLSDDVQNNLVSEMGYMPVTKMKVERDAEGKVEKK is encoded by the coding sequence GTGAAAGCTAAGAGAGTATGGCTCATTTTTGCGGTTTGCGTGTTGGCATTCGGCGTTTTAGCGGCGTGTGGCCAAGCGGACAGTTCGGACGCGGGGTCTGACGGCAGCGCCGAAGGTTCCGCGGGGCAAGCGAACGACAACGATAGTGGAAACGAAGGAAACGCCAGCGACGACGCGAGCAATGAGGAGACAGATAAAAAAGACGCGGCCGGTGCTGATTCGATTACCGCCTCTGGTTCGTCTGCTTTACAGCCGCTCGTGCAAGAAGCTGCCGATGCGTACATGAAAGAACATAGCGAGGCGACGATTAACGTCCAAGGTGGCGGTAGCGGAACAGGGCTCAGCCAAGTGAGTGAACAGCAAGTGGCGATCGGGAACTCTGACGTTTTTGCTGAAGAGAAAGATGACATTCCTGCCGACAAGTTAGTCGACCACAAAGTAGCTGTCGTCGGGATGGCGGCGGTGGTGCACCCGGAAGTCGGCATTGACGATATTAAACAAGACGACTTAATCAAAGTGTTTACGGGTAAGGTGAAAAACTGGAAGGAACTCGGCGGCGCCGATGAAAAAATTACGCTCGTCAACCGTCCCGACAGTTCCGGCACGCGGGCAACTTTCGAAACGTATGCGCTCAAAGGGGAACAGTCTGCGGAAGGGATTACCGAAGATTCTTCAGGTACAGTACAAAAAATTATTAGCGAAACGCCCGGTGCGATCGGTTACTTGGCCCTTTCCTACTTACAGGATGACAGCATCAAAGCGTTAAAAATCGACGGGGTAGAAGCGACTGAAGACAACATTGCTACGAATGACTACTCGGTGTGGGCGTACCAGCACATGTACACACACGGTGAACCGGAAGGGCTGACGAAACAGTTCCTCGACTATATGTTGTCTGATGACGTACAAAATAATCTCGTCTCGGAAATGGGCTACATGCCGGTGACGAAGATGAAAGTGGAGCGCGACGCGGAAGGTAAGGTTGAGAAGAAGTAA
- the pstC gene encoding phosphate ABC transporter permease subunit PstC, giving the protein MRGEVLVANEHTQSSEPAVQGNHPLLLKANSKSLRQERRGKVLTSCGAFAIIALTIALIIFISSKGFSTFVVNKISISEFLTGTEWSGNEGKYGAFNFIFGSLTVSLLAACTAAPLGIGAALFSTEIAPKWGRKIIQPAVEILGGIPSVVYGFIGLSVVVPFIRHNFGGTGFSLLAGVIVLTVMILPTVTSLSTDALSAIPRGLREASYALGATRWQTIYRTLLPAALPGLLTAIVLGLARAFGEALAVQMVIGNSKAFPQSLVDTAHTLTSILTLEVGHTIPGSAYNNALWSMAFILLLVTLLLVLLIRFLAKRRNV; this is encoded by the coding sequence ATGCGAGGAGAGGTTTTAGTGGCGAATGAACATACACAATCGTCGGAGCCCGCGGTACAGGGCAATCACCCGCTGTTGTTAAAAGCGAACAGTAAAAGTTTGCGGCAGGAGCGGCGGGGGAAGGTGTTAACATCGTGTGGCGCCTTCGCCATCATCGCGTTGACGATCGCCCTCATCATTTTTATTTCGTCGAAAGGTTTCTCTACCTTTGTCGTTAACAAGATTAGTATATCGGAGTTTCTGACGGGAACCGAATGGTCGGGCAATGAAGGAAAGTACGGCGCCTTTAACTTCATCTTTGGCTCCCTTACCGTCAGTTTGCTCGCTGCCTGCACCGCTGCCCCGCTGGGCATCGGCGCAGCGCTTTTTTCTACAGAAATTGCGCCGAAGTGGGGCCGAAAAATAATTCAGCCGGCAGTAGAAATTCTCGGCGGCATCCCGTCAGTCGTGTACGGCTTCATCGGGCTGTCCGTCGTCGTGCCGTTTATTCGCCACAATTTTGGTGGGACGGGATTTAGTTTGCTCGCGGGTGTCATCGTGCTTACCGTTATGATCCTGCCGACCGTGACGAGTTTGTCTACCGATGCGCTCAGCGCGATCCCGCGCGGGTTGCGCGAAGCATCTTATGCGCTCGGGGCGACGCGCTGGCAGACGATTTACCGCACACTACTTCCCGCCGCACTCCCCGGACTGCTGACGGCGATTGTGCTCGGGTTGGCGCGAGCTTTCGGCGAAGCATTGGCGGTACAAATGGTCATCGGCAACTCGAAGGCGTTCCCGCAGTCACTCGTCGATACGGCGCACACGCTGACGAGTATCCTCACGTTAGAAGTCGGGCACACCATCCCGGGGTCAGCGTACAATAACGCCCTCTGGTCGATGGCGTTCATCTTATTGTTAGTGACACTGTTGCTCGTGTTACTGATCCGCTTCTTAGCGAAGAGGAGGAACGTGTAA
- the pstA gene encoding phosphate ABC transporter permease PstA: protein MVNRRLADKVATVVIMLLVAALVTILFGMIGYIFVNGIGHISWQFLTSGPETFKAGGGIGPQLFNSLYLLVLTLLITVPLGLGGAIYMAEYAKPGKVTDTLRTAIEVLASMPSIVVGMFGLLAFVTLTGWGYTLIGGACALAVFNLPIMVRVFEDAIRSVPPALKQGSMALGVTHWATIKSVILPAALPGIMTGTILASGRVFGEAAALIFTAGLSSPPLDFTSWSFTDPRSPLNPFRPAETLAVHIWKINSEGLQPDVADIQAGASLILVVAVLVYNLGARAFGRALQRKLTASKHVR, encoded by the coding sequence ATGGTCAATCGACGTTTGGCAGACAAGGTGGCGACGGTTGTCATTATGTTGCTCGTCGCGGCGTTAGTTACGATTTTATTCGGCATGATTGGTTATATTTTTGTGAACGGCATCGGGCACATTTCGTGGCAGTTTTTGACGAGTGGTCCGGAGACGTTTAAGGCGGGTGGCGGGATCGGGCCACAACTGTTTAACTCGCTCTATTTGCTCGTGTTGACGTTACTCATTACGGTGCCGCTCGGCCTCGGGGGCGCAATTTACATGGCGGAGTACGCCAAGCCAGGGAAGGTGACGGACACGTTGCGCACAGCGATCGAAGTGTTGGCCTCGATGCCGTCTATCGTCGTCGGGATGTTCGGCTTACTCGCCTTCGTCACGTTAACGGGTTGGGGCTACACACTGATCGGCGGGGCGTGTGCACTCGCAGTATTTAATTTACCGATCATGGTACGCGTGTTTGAAGACGCGATTCGTTCCGTGCCCCCAGCGCTAAAACAAGGGAGTATGGCACTCGGCGTCACGCATTGGGCGACGATCAAATCAGTTATCTTACCGGCCGCCCTGCCTGGTATCATGACCGGTACGATTCTCGCCTCTGGACGCGTGTTCGGCGAAGCGGCGGCGTTAATTTTTACTGCGGGCCTTTCCTCGCCGCCGCTCGATTTTACATCGTGGAGCTTTACCGATCCGCGCTCACCGCTCAATCCATTCCGGCCGGCAGAGACGCTCGCGGTGCACATTTGGAAAATTAACAGTGAAGGGCTGCAGCCGGATGTCGCCGACATTCAAGCCGGGGCATCGCTCATACTCGTCGTTGCCGTGCTCGTGTACAACTTGGGGGCGCGCGCGTTCGGCCGCGCCTTGCAGCGGAAGCTGACCGCTTCGAAACATGTGCGGTAA
- the pstB gene encoding phosphate ABC transporter ATP-binding protein PstB: MLHDQPTVRTEQLSVFYGDKRAVENVSLPFYKGAVTALIGPSGCGKSTYLRALNRMNDLIPQARVTGEVWYEGINLLQPRVDVVELRKRIGMVFQAPNPFPKSIYDNVAYGPRQHGMKKKSVLDDLVESSLRKAALWDEVKGRLYQSALDLSGGQQQRLCIARTLAMNPQVLLLDEPASALDPLSTAKIEALIDELRDSYCIVIVTHNMQQASRVSDYTAFFMHGRVVEYDQTEKLFTRPAQKQTEDYISGRFG, encoded by the coding sequence GTGTTACACGATCAGCCAACTGTCCGCACTGAGCAGCTAAGCGTATTTTACGGCGACAAGCGTGCAGTCGAGAACGTGTCGCTCCCTTTTTACAAAGGTGCCGTGACGGCGCTCATCGGCCCGTCCGGTTGTGGTAAGTCGACGTATTTGCGCGCGTTGAACCGGATGAACGACTTAATCCCGCAGGCGCGCGTGACAGGTGAAGTATGGTACGAAGGGATTAATTTATTGCAGCCGCGCGTCGACGTCGTCGAACTGCGCAAGCGGATTGGCATGGTGTTCCAAGCGCCGAACCCGTTTCCGAAGTCCATTTACGACAACGTCGCCTATGGGCCGCGCCAGCACGGTATGAAAAAAAAGTCAGTCCTTGACGACCTCGTGGAAAGTAGCTTGCGCAAAGCGGCGTTGTGGGACGAAGTAAAGGGGCGGCTGTACCAATCGGCGCTCGACTTGTCCGGTGGGCAGCAGCAGCGGCTGTGCATTGCGCGCACGTTGGCGATGAACCCGCAAGTGCTGTTGCTCGACGAACCGGCCTCGGCGCTCGACCCGCTGTCTACGGCGAAAATCGAAGCACTCATCGACGAATTGCGCGACTCGTACTGCATCGTCATCGTCACGCACAATATGCAGCAAGCGTCGCGCGTGTCTGACTACACCGCTTTTTTCATGCACGGACGCGTCGTCGAATACGACCAGACAGAGAAACTGTTTACTCGTCCGGCACAAAAACAGACGGAAGACTACATTTCCGGTCGGTTCGGTTAA
- the pstB gene encoding phosphate ABC transporter ATP-binding protein PstB, which yields MTQPVVEINGLNLYYGEQQALFDIHMAIGEKGITALIGPSGCGKSTFLRTINRMNDMIPGVKIEGDVRVRERDIYRDDVEVEQLRKTVGMVFQHPTPFPKSIYDNVAYGPRIHGIRKKRTLDAIVERSLAQAALWDEVKDRLSASAAGLSGGQQQRLCIARTLAIEPDIILMDEPTSALDPVSTQKIEELLQTLRTRYSIVIVTHNMQQAARISDRTALFLNGQLLEYDDTATIFSNPSRQETEDYITGRFG from the coding sequence GTGACACAGCCAGTCGTTGAAATAAACGGTTTGAATTTATATTACGGGGAGCAGCAAGCGCTGTTCGACATTCATATGGCAATCGGGGAAAAGGGCATCACTGCGCTCATCGGCCCGTCCGGCTGCGGGAAGTCGACATTTTTGCGCACGATTAACCGCATGAACGACATGATTCCCGGAGTGAAAATCGAAGGTGACGTGCGCGTGCGGGAGCGGGACATATACCGCGACGACGTTGAAGTGGAACAGTTGCGCAAAACGGTCGGCATGGTGTTTCAACACCCGACCCCGTTCCCGAAGAGCATTTACGACAATGTCGCCTACGGACCACGCATTCACGGGATTCGCAAGAAAAGGACGCTCGACGCGATTGTCGAACGGAGCCTTGCGCAGGCCGCCTTGTGGGACGAAGTAAAAGACCGGTTGTCGGCGTCTGCAGCGGGCTTGTCTGGCGGGCAGCAGCAGCGGCTTTGCATCGCGCGCACGTTGGCCATCGAACCGGACATCATTTTGATGGATGAACCGACATCCGCCCTCGACCCAGTGTCGACGCAAAAAATCGAAGAACTGCTACAAACATTGCGCACCCGCTACAGTATTGTCATCGTGACGCACAACATGCAGCAAGCGGCGCGCATCTCGGATCGCACCGCCTTATTTTTAAACGGTCAGTTGCTCGAGTACGATGACACGGCCACCATATTTTCCAACCCGTCGCGCCAAGAAACGGAAGACTACATTACTGGGCGGTTTGGTTAA
- the phoU gene encoding phosphate signaling complex protein PhoU produces MPRKVFDSELKELKQLLLTMGERVEVAIHESIVSLQKRDRQQAQAVIEKDGAIDQLEEQVDEMVTKLIATQQPVAKDLRRVIAALYIASDMERMADLAQNIAEIAVLFVDKNLTLFKPLEDIPRMARLAQEMVHDGINSFIDGNTRLARHMASKDDDVDRLFAQIVQELVAHAVAHSEFMEAATQLAFVAGHVERIADHATNIAESVVYIETGKRTHLN; encoded by the coding sequence GTGCCGCGAAAAGTGTTCGACAGTGAACTAAAGGAGTTAAAACAATTGCTACTGACGATGGGTGAGCGCGTTGAAGTGGCAATCCACGAATCGATCGTTTCCTTGCAAAAGCGCGACCGGCAACAAGCGCAAGCCGTCATCGAAAAAGATGGCGCCATCGATCAGTTGGAAGAGCAAGTCGATGAGATGGTAACGAAGTTGATTGCCACTCAGCAGCCCGTGGCGAAAGATTTGCGGCGCGTCATTGCGGCGCTCTACATCGCTTCCGATATGGAACGGATGGCCGATTTGGCACAAAACATCGCCGAAATCGCCGTGCTGTTCGTAGATAAAAACTTAACGCTGTTCAAACCGCTGGAAGATATTCCGCGTATGGCGCGGTTAGCGCAAGAGATGGTACACGACGGCATTAACAGCTTTATCGACGGTAACACGCGATTGGCGCGGCACATGGCGAGTAAAGACGACGATGTCGACCGCTTGTTCGCACAAATCGTGCAAGAACTCGTCGCACACGCGGTGGCGCACAGTGAGTTCATGGAAGCGGCGACGCAACTCGCTTTCGTCGCCGGCCATGTAGAGCGGATCGCCGACCATGCGACGAACATTGCCGAGAGCGTCGTGTACATCGAAACGGGCAAACGCACGCACTTGAATTAA
- a CDS encoding gamma-glutamyl-gamma-aminobutyrate hydrolase family protein has translation MQPIIGVTSSIREERLAVTGQTNVKAITWAGGVPLILPNLMDKQSVYRIADLLDGLLLTGGIDIDPTLFGEEPHPHLGEVSPERDQFESMIIKRMMALDKPILGICRGCQILNVTAGGDMYQDIYAQIEHPLLQHRQVAPKYHRSHFIDVCEGSLLHQISGSLRYKVNSYHHQAVRTMADGFEVCARSSDGVVEAFASVMHRFVMGVQWHPEYLIKKGDAYSEKLLTAFIQTCSGSFSGQLPVTGKKEV, from the coding sequence TTGCAACCGATTATTGGAGTAACATCTTCCATACGTGAAGAAAGGTTGGCAGTCACCGGACAAACTAATGTTAAAGCGATTACATGGGCAGGGGGTGTGCCGTTAATTTTGCCTAACTTGATGGACAAACAGTCGGTTTACCGAATCGCAGATCTCCTCGACGGTTTGCTCCTTACGGGAGGAATCGACATCGACCCGACATTGTTCGGAGAAGAACCTCATCCGCACTTAGGGGAAGTATCCCCAGAAAGAGATCAGTTCGAATCGATGATCATCAAGCGCATGATGGCACTTGACAAACCGATACTCGGAATTTGCCGTGGATGTCAAATATTAAATGTGACCGCGGGTGGCGATATGTACCAAGATATATACGCACAAATTGAGCATCCGCTACTGCAACACCGACAAGTGGCACCAAAGTACCACCGCTCACACTTTATCGATGTATGTGAAGGATCCCTCCTACACCAGATTAGCGGTTCCTTGCGCTATAAAGTGAATAGCTATCACCACCAGGCTGTTCGCACAATGGCAGACGGGTTCGAAGTATGTGCGCGTTCCTCCGATGGGGTCGTCGAGGCATTTGCTAGTGTCATGCATCGTTTTGTCATGGGTGTTCAATGGCATCCGGAGTACTTAATAAAAAAAGGAGATGCTTATTCCGAAAAATTGTTGACAGCGTTTATACAGACTTGTTCGGGGTCATTCAGTGGACAGCTTCCTGTGACGGGTAAGAAGGAGGTTTAA
- a CDS encoding MFS transporter, whose translation MNTFEGMANTVWTSALLLSFTTVVLNQGSDVWGFINAAYFIGAIVGSIVVTSKSQILEQRIGVMIGLSGLSMGVLTVLFAVNHTVIVALL comes from the coding sequence ATGAACACGTTCGAAGGAATGGCGAATACGGTATGGACATCCGCGTTGTTACTTTCTTTTACCACAGTCGTACTCAATCAAGGTAGTGACGTTTGGGGATTTATTAATGCCGCTTATTTTATTGGAGCGATCGTCGGAAGTATCGTTGTCACGTCGAAATCGCAAATTCTCGAACAGCGGATCGGTGTGATGATAGGTCTTAGTGGCCTGTCAATGGGAGTATTAACGGTGTTATTCGCCGTAAACCATACGGTAATTGTTGCTTTACTATAA
- a CDS encoding fluoride efflux transporter FluC, with protein sequence MPYIGVAIGGAIGALLRYFLTYMTITSINTDGNFLFPFGTLVANWSGCFLLGWFVTAADRRWHLPPALKTSISTGMIGSFTTFSTYNVELLQVVSQPEPLAWVLAAAYAAISVAGGLLFAWCGIRVTRKGHTVEESR encoded by the coding sequence GTGCCCTACATCGGGGTGGCGATCGGCGGTGCGATTGGTGCATTGCTGCGTTACTTTTTAACATACATGACGATCACATCCATAAACACCGACGGAAACTTCCTTTTCCCGTTCGGTACGCTTGTGGCCAATTGGAGCGGGTGTTTTTTGTTAGGGTGGTTTGTAACGGCGGCTGATCGTCGTTGGCACCTTCCGCCAGCGCTCAAGACAAGCATTAGTACGGGGATGATTGGCTCGTTTACTACCTTTTCCACGTACAACGTCGAGTTACTGCAAGTCGTCAGCCAACCGGAACCGCTGGCGTGGGTATTAGCCGCTGCGTACGCCGCAATCAGCGTAGCTGGTGGCCTGTTGTTCGCATGGTGCGGCATTCGCGTCACACGGAAAGGGCACACTGTGGAGGAATCTAGGTAA
- the crcB gene encoding fluoride efflux transporter CrcB → MALLYVALGGGLGALFRYEIGRLVAKKWTRFFPLATAFVNVSGSFALGVLTPLAAQLGEAWMLLLATGGLGAYTTFSTFSVETVTLWQRGQRRIACVYVAASMLLGFAAAGVGFWLGTRMASGG, encoded by the coding sequence ATGGCGCTGTTATACGTTGCATTAGGAGGGGGACTTGGGGCACTCTTCCGTTATGAGATCGGGCGATTAGTGGCAAAAAAATGGACGAGGTTCTTTCCGCTTGCGACGGCGTTCGTCAACGTGTCTGGCTCGTTCGCACTCGGTGTACTGACGCCGCTTGCTGCGCAGCTAGGTGAAGCGTGGATGCTTTTACTGGCGACGGGAGGATTAGGAGCTTATACGACATTTTCCACATTTTCTGTGGAAACAGTGACGTTGTGGCAACGCGGCCAGCGCCGTATCGCCTGCGTGTACGTCGCGGCGTCTATGTTGCTCGGGTTTGCCGCTGCGGGTGTAGGTTTCTGGCTCGGTACACGTATGGCGAGTGGGGGCTAA
- a CDS encoding MltG/YceG/YrrL family protein — MKIEHLNERLFNKLTGKRIRKVLKELGFPEVPVTALSEEDILIFQQHIDKLPTSPQEASAQLIRSIHRGKVTEIRTLKDGRTLLNVSFKHIGYECVIQLVHMREHWETVGTPSIKQTQTIAAISGAGATDSDEKTAGQDDSSGEETASSEGESTVSPQDEITAAAAEVAAASDNKKPRLGPMIAAGSVAAILLAGGGAWVGSSFGSGAMSTDEAIKRVEEDGYVVLTQQQKNDLVKTAEEKGFAEAQEELSGQKDGKPVAKDDKKNNVKETKDKKDKKSDKDGKKDAKKENLAKEKGKKLVFEMKSGMTTEDITAFLKKKGLIKDRYAFGKKIEKEGIAESIDIGKYEFMTGMSEREIMKVLEGETSSDDKDEKKGSRKDTGKKDKKDKKDKKADEKVVFTLAAGMTSEDLCKFLEEEGLVKDWFAFSKVLQKAEIDQRLDNGDYVFKRGMSEQQLLNVLEKNAR; from the coding sequence ATGAAGATCGAGCATTTAAATGAACGGTTATTCAATAAGCTAACGGGCAAAAGGATCCGCAAAGTCCTTAAGGAGCTAGGTTTTCCCGAAGTGCCCGTCACTGCGCTAAGCGAAGAAGATATTCTCATCTTCCAACAGCACATCGACAAGTTGCCAACTTCGCCGCAGGAAGCGAGTGCTCAACTCATCCGCTCAATCCATCGGGGAAAAGTAACGGAGATTCGTACGCTAAAAGATGGTCGTACGTTGTTGAACGTATCGTTTAAACATATCGGTTACGAGTGTGTCATCCAGCTCGTCCACATGCGAGAGCACTGGGAGACGGTGGGGACCCCTTCGATTAAACAAACGCAAACAATCGCGGCGATCTCAGGAGCAGGGGCGACTGACAGCGATGAGAAGACAGCGGGGCAGGACGACTCGTCAGGGGAGGAGACCGCTTCCTCGGAGGGGGAAAGTACCGTGTCTCCGCAGGACGAAATCACTGCGGCAGCCGCTGAAGTGGCTGCGGCGAGCGACAACAAGAAACCGCGCCTCGGCCCAATGATTGCAGCAGGCTCTGTGGCCGCGATTTTATTAGCAGGCGGTGGTGCTTGGGTCGGCAGTAGCTTCGGTAGCGGTGCGATGTCGACCGATGAGGCGATTAAACGCGTCGAAGAGGACGGTTATGTCGTTCTCACACAGCAACAAAAAAATGATCTTGTAAAAACAGCAGAGGAAAAGGGCTTTGCAGAGGCACAAGAGGAGCTTTCTGGCCAAAAGGACGGTAAGCCAGTGGCCAAAGATGACAAGAAAAACAATGTGAAAGAAACGAAAGACAAGAAGGACAAGAAGAGTGACAAGGACGGAAAGAAAGACGCAAAGAAAGAGAACCTTGCTAAAGAAAAAGGCAAAAAACTCGTCTTTGAGATGAAAAGCGGCATGACGACCGAAGACATTACCGCCTTCTTGAAAAAGAAAGGCTTAATAAAAGATCGCTATGCGTTCGGTAAAAAGATCGAGAAGGAAGGCATCGCCGAATCGATTGACATTGGGAAATACGAATTCATGACCGGTATGAGCGAACGTGAAATTATGAAGGTTTTGGAAGGTGAAACGTCTAGCGACGATAAGGACGAAAAGAAAGGTAGTCGCAAAGACACCGGCAAAAAAGACAAGAAAGATAAAAAAGATAAAAAAGCCGACGAAAAAGTAGTCTTTACGCTAGCGGCGGGAATGACGTCTGAAGACCTCTGTAAATTTTTGGAAGAAGAAGGATTAGTCAAAGACTGGTTTGCATTCAGTAAAGTATTACAAAAGGCCGAAATCGATCAACGGCTAGACAACGGAGATTACGTCTTTAAACGTGGCATGAGTGAACAACAATTACTAAACGTGTTAGAGAAAAATGCACGTTAA
- a CDS encoding TetR/AcrR family transcriptional regulator, with protein sequence MSKGEHILDAAYRVFGDKGYHTARMDDIAKAAGVAKGTLYLYFRNKEVMFQAMLTKILDDYLAVHEQIARSERPFGEKLAALLKHHLLFIRDRHNFVKAHMNEVLAIDALQEKWRNSVERERALFVRCLVEEYPFLNERDAYLCFLSFCGMSDGMVYDLCWLDDGLTDSMVEERARFAANLLISGLEQLRTEDMSLRQVQAERL encoded by the coding sequence GTGTCAAAAGGCGAGCATATTCTCGATGCCGCTTACCGCGTATTTGGTGATAAGGGTTACCATACCGCGCGGATGGACGATATCGCTAAGGCTGCTGGGGTTGCCAAAGGCACGCTCTATTTATACTTTAGAAACAAAGAAGTTATGTTTCAAGCGATGCTGACAAAAATATTGGATGACTATTTAGCAGTACACGAACAAATCGCGCGCAGTGAGCGGCCGTTCGGAGAAAAACTGGCAGCCTTGCTCAAACACCACTTGCTCTTTATTCGCGACCGCCACAATTTTGTGAAAGCACACATGAACGAAGTGTTGGCGATTGACGCGTTACAGGAAAAGTGGCGGAACTCTGTCGAGCGGGAACGCGCCTTATTTGTTCGCTGTCTCGTGGAGGAGTACCCTTTTTTAAACGAACGGGACGCATATTTATGTTTTTTAAGCTTTTGCGGCATGAGTGATGGCATGGTGTACGACTTGTGCTGGCTTGACGACGGGCTTACTGATTCGATGGTGGAGGAACGGGCCCGGTTCGCCGCTAACTTGCTCATTAGCGGGTTGGAGCAGCTGCGGACGGAAGACATGTCGTTAAGACAGGTGCAGGCAGAACGGCTGTAG